In Catenulispora sp. MAP5-51, a genomic segment contains:
- a CDS encoding RidA family protein, which produces MTERQTILSGSTFEEHIGYARAVVDGRDVHVSGTTGFDYTTMSISPDVVEQAGQCLHNIGAALAEAGAGFADVVRVRYLLPDREDFEPCWPTLRRCFGPVRPAATMMVCGLADPRMKIEIEVYARLPSAGC; this is translated from the coding sequence ATGACCGAAAGGCAGACGATTCTCAGCGGCTCGACCTTCGAGGAGCACATCGGATACGCCCGAGCCGTGGTCGACGGCCGCGACGTGCACGTCTCCGGCACGACAGGCTTCGACTACACCACGATGTCCATCTCGCCGGACGTGGTCGAGCAGGCCGGACAGTGCCTGCACAACATCGGCGCGGCCCTGGCCGAAGCCGGAGCCGGCTTCGCCGACGTGGTGCGCGTGCGCTACCTGCTGCCGGACCGCGAGGACTTCGAACCCTGCTGGCCCACCCTGCGCCGCTGCTTCGGACCGGTCCGCCCGGCCGCCACCATGATGGTCTGCGGGCTGGCCGATCCGCGGATGAAGATCGAGATCGAGGTGTATGCGCGGCTGCCGAGCGCTGGGTGTTAG
- a CDS encoding CBM35 domain-containing protein, whose translation MHDQGYDGYRIVISPAGPAGSYPTDYEAENAALHDVTVHSGADGVLASNGAYVGGIDNADSSVGFTVNAPSTGIYAMTVRYANGTGTAGATHTLTVNGQSQGSATYQPTGAWLGTAAQDQVEKLTTVPVTLNGGVNHVVLGKCTGYAELDFVTLWAS comes from the coding sequence TTGCACGACCAAGGGTATGACGGCTACCGCATCGTCATCTCCCCGGCCGGCCCCGCGGGCTCGTACCCGACGGACTACGAGGCCGAGAACGCGGCGCTGCACGACGTCACGGTGCACTCCGGCGCCGACGGCGTCCTGGCCTCCAACGGCGCCTACGTCGGCGGCATCGACAACGCGGACAGCAGCGTGGGCTTCACGGTGAACGCGCCGAGCACCGGCATCTACGCCATGACCGTGCGCTACGCGAACGGCACCGGGACGGCCGGAGCCACCCACACGCTCACCGTCAACGGGCAGTCGCAGGGCTCGGCGACGTACCAGCCGACGGGCGCCTGGCTGGGCACCGCCGCGCAGGATCAGGTCGAAAAGCTGACCACGGTCCCGGTGACGCTGAACGGGGGCGTGAACCACGTCGTGCTCGGCAAGTGCACCGGCTACGCGGAACTGGACTTCGTGACGCTATGGGCTTCCTAA
- a CDS encoding LysR family transcriptional regulator: MDRPDLPLPQLHAFVVLAEELHFGRAAARLGIAQPPLSQQIQRLERRVGHPLFSRAPGQVALTPAGEELLPAARGALALLADGVSAARAVGEGRAGTLRIGFAASLALTALPALLRRFRDQFPAVRLHIQEMTTTPQLAALRDGSLDVGLVREPGEEPGLEFHTVLREHFVAVLPAAHPLASARQEFVEAAQLAASPFVLPPRRVGPGLHDQIVGLCTDAGFVPEVAQEAVEWLTVCALAQAGVGVSIAPESIARLRLQGVAFRPLATGGRTTRVAVAQARDNHSPLLAQLQAVLAAAALEADDDRGEAVG; this comes from the coding sequence ATGGACCGCCCCGACCTGCCCCTCCCCCAGCTGCACGCCTTCGTGGTCCTCGCCGAGGAGCTGCACTTCGGGCGGGCCGCCGCGCGCCTGGGCATCGCGCAGCCGCCGCTGAGCCAGCAGATCCAGCGGCTGGAGCGCCGGGTCGGGCATCCGCTCTTCAGCCGGGCGCCGGGGCAGGTCGCCCTGACGCCGGCCGGCGAGGAGCTGCTGCCGGCCGCCCGCGGCGCCCTGGCCCTGCTGGCCGACGGCGTGAGCGCCGCGCGGGCCGTCGGCGAGGGCCGTGCCGGGACCCTGCGGATCGGGTTCGCGGCTTCGCTGGCGCTCACCGCGCTGCCGGCGCTGCTGCGGCGTTTCCGCGATCAGTTCCCCGCCGTGCGACTGCACATCCAGGAGATGACCACCACGCCGCAACTGGCAGCGCTGCGGGACGGGAGTCTGGACGTCGGACTCGTCCGCGAACCCGGGGAGGAGCCGGGGCTGGAGTTCCACACGGTGCTGCGGGAACACTTCGTGGCGGTGCTGCCCGCCGCGCATCCTTTGGCTTCGGCCCGGCAGGAGTTCGTCGAGGCCGCGCAGCTCGCGGCCTCGCCGTTCGTCCTGCCGCCACGGCGCGTCGGCCCGGGGCTGCACGATCAGATCGTCGGACTGTGCACCGACGCCGGGTTCGTGCCCGAGGTCGCTCAGGAAGCCGTGGAATGGCTGACCGTCTGCGCGCTGGCGCAGGCCGGGGTCGGCGTGTCGATCGCTCCGGAGAGCATCGCCCGGCTGCGCCTGCAAGGCGTCGCCTTCCGGCCGTTGGCCACCGGCGGCCGCACGACGCGGGTCGCGGTCGCCCAGGCGCGCGACAATCACAGCCCCCTGCTTGCCCAGCTGCAGGCGGTCCTGGCCGCCGCCGCCCTCGAAGCCGACGACGACCGCGGGGAAGCCGTCGGCTAA